A window of Ictidomys tridecemlineatus isolate mIctTri1 chromosome 15, mIctTri1.hap1, whole genome shotgun sequence contains these coding sequences:
- the C15H16orf86 gene encoding uncharacterized protein C16orf86 homolog, producing MASGAERKPGAPEGTVAGLVQVVEAPVNHAQSLECSMMGDQCPVPAYEACSTQGEDVCPTGHCREPELQEEGIKLEEEVLEAEAGDERGPRLGASIVGPSHGLKRKPIKGMSLPGPSYHAHPRTEAELPPGMLLQREELEGCQNEPSPSAKQHKKAKKRKSLGAPMLPAVASTMSAPPETLGLERKAQRLRPLYQYINYCNPELNQAGEEDREAEVEPESELALVPEEAGVEQLQALLPVAGELGLGLPLPYSNVLVPPTHALAPLGEEAGVELGVLPSLGMSGHLKAEVDKSTQVDIDKMLSVCTAPLVPPLSPQYK from the exons ATGGCCTCAGGGGCCGAGAGGAAGCCAGGGGCCCCAGAGGGGACAGTCGCAGGGCTGGTCCAGGTTGTGGAGGCACCAGTTAATCATGCTCAGAGCCTTGAG TGCTCAATGATGGGAGACCAGTGCCCAGTGCCAGCTTATGAGGCCTGCAGTACCCAGGGTGAAGACGTGTGTCCAACAGGACACTGCAGAGAGCCAGAGCTCCAGGAGGAGGGGATCAAGCTGGAGGAAGAAGTGcttgaggcagaggcaggagacgaGAGAGGCCCCAGGCTTGGGGCCTCCATCGTGGGGCCCAGTCATGGACTGAAGAGGAAACCGATCAA GGGAATGAG CCTCCCAGGACCTAGCTACCATGCCCATCCTAGGACTGAAGCTGAGCTGCCACCAGGGATGCTGCTGCAGAGAGAGGAGCTGGAGGGCTGTCAGAATGAACCCTCACCATCTGCCAAACAGCACAAAAAAGCCAAGAAACGCAAAAGTCTGGGGGCTCCCATGCTTCCAGCTGTAGCCAGCACTATGTCTGCACCCCCAGAGACCCTGGGGCTGGAGC GAAAAGCTCAGCGCCTCCGGCCATTGTACCAGTATATCAACTATTGCAACCCTGAGCTGAACCAGGCAGGGGAGGAAgacagggaggctgaggtagagcCTGAGTCAGAGTTGGCCCTGGTTCCTGAGGAGGCAGGTGTGGAGCAGCTGCAGGCCTTGCTCCCTGTGGCAGGTGAGCTGGGCTTAGGTCTCCCTTTGCCCTATTCCAATGTGTTAGTTCCCCCCACTCATGCCTTGGCTCCCCTGGGAGAGGAGGCTGGAGTGGAGCTTGGGGTTTTGCCCAGCTTGGGGATGAGTGGCCACCTCAAGGCAGAGGTGGATAAGTCAACCCAGGTGGATATCGACAAGATGCTGAGTGTCTGCACTGCTCCCCTTGTGCCCCCACTCTCCCCTCAGTacaagtaa